In one window of Camelina sativa cultivar DH55 chromosome 15, Cs, whole genome shotgun sequence DNA:
- the LOC104748246 gene encoding uncharacterized protein LOC104748246: MGGMKTFIAFFVMTMLISATISRAQKTTTVVIRNDLGGGLTLWYRCKSGDDEVGFGSLAPGGSWSFGFKPHIFGRTLYFCNFSWGNGSHYFDIYKQSRDKEYKEFGCRRCEWKIRKNGPCKSRITNINCNV; the protein is encoded by the exons ATGGGTGGTATGAAAACATTCATAGCGTTCTTTGTTATGACTATGCTCATAAGTGCAACTATATCTCGAGCCCAGAAAACGACGACAGTGGTAATTCGTAATGATCTTGGAGGTGGTTTGACGTTATGGTACCGTTGCAAATCAGGGGATGATGAGGTTGGATTCGGGAGTTTAGCACCAGGTGGATCGTGGTCGTTTGGATTTAAACCGCATATATTCGGCCGGACTTTGTATTTCTGTAACTTTAGTTGGGGAAATGGAAGTCATTATTTTGATATCTACAAACAGAGTAGAGACAAAGAGTATAAAGAGTTTGGATGCAGAAGATGCGAATGGAAAATACGGAAGAATGGACCTTGCAAG agCAGAATAACAAACATTAATTGTAACGTATGA
- the LOC104781873 gene encoding probable protein phosphatase 2C 42, translated as MLGLLRLYDYAEISAETQGVVTRETIQRAFHATEEGFASIVSELWQEIPNLATVGTCCLVGVIYQNTLFVASLGDSRVVLGKKGNGGGLSAIQLSTEHNANNEDIRWELKDLHPDDQQIVVFRHGVWRVKGIIQVSRSIGDMYMKRPEFNKEPISQKFRIAEPMKRPLMSATPTILAHPLHPNDSFLIFASDGLWEHLTNEKAVEIVHNHPRAGSAKRLIKAALHEAARKREMRYSDLRKIDKKVRRHFHDDITVIVVFLNHDLISRGHYNSTTQDSQVSIRSALEH; from the exons ATGTTGGGATTGCTCAGGCTTTACGATTATGCAGAAATATCAGCGGAGACGCAAGGAGTTGTGACTAGAGAGACTATACAAAGAGCCTTTCATGCGACTGAAGAAGGATTTGCTTCCATTGTATCAGAGCTGTGGCAAGAGATACCGAATTTGGCAACTGTTGGCACTTGTTGTTTAGTTGGAGTGATATATCAAAATACTCTTTTCGTGGCAAGCCTTGGAGATTCAAGGGTTGTTCTTGGAAAGAAAGGTAACGGTGGCGGACTCTCTGCTATCCAGCTGTCTACTGAACACAATGCCAACAATGAGGATATTCGTTGGGAACTTAAGGACTTACATCCTGATGACCAGCAGATTGTTGTGTTTAGGCATGGAGTTTGGAGAGTTAAAGGCATTATTCAG gtTTCGAGGTCTATAGGAGACATGTACATGAAGCGACCCGAATTTAACAAGGAGCCAATCAGTCAGAAGTTCAGAATTGCAGAGCCAATGAAGAGACCATTGATGTCTGCAACACCGACTATACTCGCTCATCCTCTGCACCCTAATGATTCGTTTCTCATTTTTGCATCTGATGGTCTTTGGGAACATTTGACAAACGAAAAAGCAGTTGAGATTGTTCATAACCATCCCCGTGCT GGAAGCGCAAAGAGACTGATAAAGGCGGCTCTTCACGAGGCAGCGAGGAAACGTGAGATGAGATATTCAGATCTAAGGAAGATTGACAAGAAAGTGAGGCGCCATTTTCACGATGACATCACGGTTATAGTGGTGTTCTTGAATCATGACCTCATATCCAGAGGTCACTACAACTCAACAACACAAGACTCGCAAGTCTCTATACGGAGTGCTCTTGAACACTGA
- the LOC104746053 gene encoding uncharacterized protein LOC104746053: protein MGMSLEFDVDLEKGMVDCDNVYTKAPEKPMSPDNKPVNTGEESVIGSLESDASPVQCGISKPGWGRSDRKEKRKKSASKPPRPPRGPSLDAADQKLIREIAELAMLKRARIERMRALKKSRAAKAASAASSLGNVLATLFTAIFFFVLVFQGLSPRSAGKPHLVDAGKANGGFVSVQYAGNPSASEPDGGYTGPALAHRYPRSLLKPVSGLENEKKSSQ, encoded by the exons ATGGGAATGAGTCTCGAATTCGATGTTGATCTCGAGAAAGGGATGGTAGATTGCGACAATGTTTATACAAAAGCACCGGAGAAGCCCATGTCTCCGGATAACAAACCGGTTAACACCGGAGAAGAATCTGTCATCGGTTCGTTAGAGAGTGATGCAAGTCCGGTTCAATGTGGGATTAGTAAACCGGGATGGGGGAGAAGTGATCGCAAGGAGAAACGCAAGAAATCCGCGTCGAAGCCCCCGCGACCGCCGCGTGGACCGTCTCTTGACGCAGCGGATCAGAAACTTATCAGAGAGATCGCTGAATTGGCGATGCTGAAACGCGCTAGGATCGAACGTATGAGAGCGTTGAAGAAATCGAGAGCGGCTAAAGCTGCGTCTGCGGCTTCTTCTCTCGGCAATGTATTGGCCACTCTTTTCACCGCTATTTTCTTCTTCGTACTCGTTTTCCAAG GATTGTCACCGAGATCAGCCGGGAAGCCTCACTTAGTAGACGCCGGAAAAGCCAACGGTGGGTTTGTTTCGGTTCAATATGCGGGAAATCCATCGGCAAGTGAACCGGATGGAGGTTATACCGGACCGGCTTTAGCACACAGATATCCTCGTAGTTTACTAAAACCGGTTTCCGGTTTGGAGAATGAAAAGAAGAGTTCACAGTGA
- the LOC104746054 gene encoding cell wall / vacuolar inhibitor of fructosidase 1-like, with protein MKRSSSTVTSLPCLSLFLLLLLPSVYSDDLIDKICQATPFCDLCEASLRPLSPSPSDPKSLAAAMASVVLGNMTDTLGYIQTLIRHTHDPAAERALAQCAELYRPVVKFNIPQAMEAMRRGKFGLAIYVLGDTEKQTDSCQKGITNAGADDESSVALTARNKLVKNLCDVAMSVIKSLMNGL; from the coding sequence ATGAAAAGATCCTCCAGTACCGTCACATCATTAccgtgtctctctctctttctcctcctgCTTCTGCCGTCAGTATACTCCGACGATCTTATCGACAAAATATGCCAAGCAACGCCGTTCTGCGACCTCTGTGAAGCCTCTCTCCGTCCACTATCTCCCTCACCTTCCGATCCCAAATCCTTAGCCGCAGCTATGGCCAGCGTCGTGCTCGGTAACATGACCGATACCCTAGGATACATCCAAACGCTGATCAGACATACTCACGATCCTGCGGCAGAGCGCGCGCTTGCTCAGTGCGCAGAGCTGTACCGGCCGGTGGTCAAGTTTAATATTCCTCAGGCGATGGAGGCAATGCGGCGCGGCAAGTTCGGATTGGCCATATATGTCCTCGGAGATACAGAGAAGCAGACTGATTCTTGCCAGAAAGGGATCACAAACGCCGGCGCCGACGACGAGAGCTCGGTGGCCCTTACGGCTAGAAACAAGCTGGTTAAGAATCTTTGTGACGTGGCGATGTCTGTGATTAAGTCTCTAATGAATGGTCTTTAA
- the LOC104746055 gene encoding cell wall / vacuolar inhibitor of fructosidase 1-like, translated as MKMIKMMMMMMIMAMVVGVALGNIVDTTCKQTPDYTLCLSLLRSDPRSSSADTVGLGLILVDKIKALGTETLGQINAAYKTKPMLKRALDECNQRYKTIVDVDVHTAITAIKGNPKFAEGAVVDAGVEASVCEGGFPKGQSPLTGLTQRMGKICDVTRAIIRMLL; from the exons ATGAAAATGattaagatgatgatgatgatgatgattatggcTATGGTGGTGGGAGTTGCGTTGGGTAATATCGTAGATACGACATGCAAACAGACACCTGACTAcactctctgtctctctctcctccGCTCCGATCCACGTAGCTCCTCCGCCGACACCGTCGGTCTCGGTCTTATCCTCGTCGACAAAATCAAG GCGCTTGGGACAGAAACGCTCGGGCAGATCAACGCGGCGTACAAAACCAAACCGATGCTTAAACGTGCATTGGACGAATGTAATCAGAGATACAAAACGATCGTAGACGTTGACGTCCACACTGCCATCACAGCTATCAAAGGAAACCCCAAGTTCGCCGAAGGTGCCGTTGTCGACGCTGGTGTTGAAGCCTCCGTATGCGAAGGAGGGTTTCCAAAAGGCCAATCCCCGTTAACCGGATTGACTCAGAGAATGGGCAAGATCTGCGATGTGACTAGAGCCATCATCCGAATGTTGCTCTAG
- the LOC104748249 gene encoding pectinesterase inhibitor-like — YCSQHSLYFFSIFFFLFIHIQIALSQPVWSDKVPQHVQVLCKNNIYPSLCVSTLNLDPRSKNSNIRGLASISMDATSKKVQEMLVYLIYSSKNIKDSEDLKKYKTCIDEYGSAARRFLPASLADLKAGEFSVAKSDMKNVVLAINNCQAQFAGSSLLAGRNKVVDDIADMTADIIKYFFANY; from the exons TATTGTTCACAacattctctatattttttttctatattttttttcttgtttattcacATTCAAATAGCCTTGTCTCAACCAGTTTGGTCTGATAAGGTACCTCAGCACGTACAAGTACTCtgcaaaaataacatttatccAAGCCTCTGCGTATCTACGCTCAATCTCGACCCTAGAAGCAAAAACTCAAATATACGAG GACTTGCTTCCATATCCATGGATGCGACTTCAAAAAAAGTCCAGGAGATGTTAGTTTATCTCATCTACAGCTCTAAAAACATCAAAGACAGTGAAGACTTGAAGAAATACAAAACTTGTATTGATGAGTACGGTTCGGCTGCTCGTAGGTTTTTACCGGCGTCATTGGCTGACCTCAAGGCTGGAGAATTTTCTGTTGCAAAATCTGATATGAAGAATGTTGTGTTGGCAATAAATAATTGTCAGGCGCAGTTTGCCGGGAGCTCTCTGTTGGCTGGACGTAACAAAGTCGTCGATGATATCGCTGATATGACTGCTGAcatcatcaaatatttttttgcgaATTATTAA